The proteins below come from a single Vibrio diazotrophicus genomic window:
- a CDS encoding sulfatase family protein: MNNTPPNVIILYADDLGFGDLSCYGANDIPTPNLDKLADEGIKFHQGYATAATCTPSRYSLLTGSYPWRNPNAAVLPGDAAQIISKDQPTLPKMFKKQGYNTGIVGKWHLGLGDGKLDFNKSISGTPNDVGFDQSFIMAATNDRVPCVYIDNRNVENLDPNDPIEVTYDWDNAFSDVPNGRSHPELLDVMYDHGHDGTIINGVSRIGHMRGGQSAIWNDETMGERFAEKAIEFIEQNQNTPFFLYYAMHQPHVPRIPNPKFRGATPHGVRGDVIVEMDWCIGQVLNRIDELGLKQNTIVIFSSDNGPVLNDGYKDQAIELNGQHKMAGPLRGGKYSLFEGGTRVPFIVRWPETISEKHSHALINQVDLYHSLAKVIGYELTEDEAPDSEQQLEALIGRDPYGRESMVLEGMQYKKVFRDQRYAYIPPHDDDFICQYTGNEKGNMSSAQLYDLFDDIGQLNNLADTMPEKVEQMQKLLDESIKNEKTR; this comes from the coding sequence ATGAACAATACTCCTCCTAATGTCATCATTCTCTATGCCGACGACTTAGGTTTTGGCGACTTGAGTTGCTATGGTGCCAACGATATTCCCACGCCAAATCTCGATAAACTGGCAGACGAAGGCATTAAGTTTCATCAGGGTTATGCCACTGCAGCAACCTGTACCCCTTCTCGCTATAGCTTGCTAACCGGCAGCTATCCTTGGCGAAATCCTAACGCAGCCGTGTTACCCGGTGATGCCGCTCAAATCATCAGCAAAGATCAGCCAACGCTACCTAAAATGTTCAAGAAACAAGGTTACAACACAGGTATTGTAGGCAAATGGCATTTAGGTTTGGGAGATGGCAAGCTCGACTTCAATAAGTCAATTTCAGGCACACCGAATGATGTCGGTTTTGACCAATCCTTTATTATGGCCGCCACCAATGACCGTGTACCTTGTGTGTATATCGACAATCGCAATGTAGAAAACCTAGACCCAAACGACCCAATTGAAGTGACCTACGACTGGGACAACGCATTTTCTGATGTGCCAAATGGGCGTAGCCATCCAGAGTTACTCGACGTGATGTATGACCATGGGCATGACGGCACCATCATTAATGGCGTCAGCCGTATTGGTCATATGCGCGGTGGACAATCTGCGATTTGGAACGACGAAACCATGGGCGAGCGTTTCGCCGAGAAAGCGATTGAATTTATAGAACAAAACCAAAATACTCCGTTTTTCCTATACTACGCGATGCATCAACCACACGTTCCGCGTATTCCAAATCCTAAGTTCAGAGGCGCTACCCCACACGGCGTGCGTGGCGATGTCATCGTAGAAATGGACTGGTGCATTGGTCAGGTTCTCAACAGAATTGACGAACTAGGGCTCAAGCAAAATACCATCGTCATTTTCTCCAGCGATAATGGGCCTGTGCTCAATGATGGCTATAAAGACCAAGCAATTGAGCTCAATGGTCAGCATAAAATGGCTGGGCCTTTACGTGGTGGAAAATACAGTTTGTTCGAAGGCGGTACTCGCGTGCCATTCATCGTTCGCTGGCCTGAAACTATCAGCGAAAAGCACAGTCATGCATTAATCAACCAAGTCGATCTTTACCACAGCCTGGCAAAAGTTATTGGTTACGAGCTGACGGAAGACGAAGCACCAGATAGTGAACAGCAGCTCGAAGCGTTAATCGGTCGTGATCCATATGGACGTGAAAGTATGGTGCTGGAAGGAATGCAATATAAAAAAGTGTTCCGTGATCAACGTTACGCCTACATTCCACCTCATGATGACGACTTCATCTGTCAATATACTGGTAATGAAAAAGGTAATATGTCATCGGCTCAGTTGTATGATCTGTTTGACGACATCGGCCAGTTAAACAACCTTGCGGATACAATGCCGGAAAAGGTGGAGCAAATGCAGAAGCTTCTGGATGAGTCAATCAAGAACGAAAAGACTCGTTAA